The genomic window GGTGGACCAAAAATAGAAACTATCAAGAAATTAGTAACCAGAAGCTTCAAAGTTCCAATTATTGACTAATTTGGTCCAAAGAAACAGTAATTTGTTAACATGGAAAAAAGAAACTAGAAAGTGATAAAATGGTTATAAATCTTAACCATTAAATCAACGGGCTTTTCATTTTTATCCGTATTCATCCTTCTTAGGAGAGAGAATTAATGAATGAACTGCTGACTTAATTGCCCTTGTCATAGCCATCTTTACCAACCAATGTGAGTACTGATCCATTCAACTGCAACCAATGGGAATTCGAGCAATAACTTAACAGTCGACAAATACAGTGAGGTAGCGCATTAATCTTCTTTGCTCATATGATGTGTATCTCAAACACCAAAAGGTTTCATGTAAGAAAATGGTCAATCATATGTTGGATGACATCTGAACCTTCTATATGCATAACTTCATCTTTAACCTGCAAAACTCCGCTTAGTGAGAACTTCTGACTGCATATATGATCGTATAAACTTTTATCAACTCCAGAAAGAGAGAGAACCTGTATAACACTATGAGCAGCAAATCTCTGTCTACTGCTCTGAAAACTAACATCTATTTTTTCCCATGAAACTCGGGATAGGCCTCTCACAAGTTCCTCTGCACAACATTATCCAATTAACGGAATTATGAAAACCACTAAAAGAAAGTAAACTTAGCAAAAGTATAATTTCTATTTTCTTCACAATCAAAAGTATGTACATATACCTTCTAGCTTGTCGGATGAGCCATCATCCTCTATTGAAATAGTTGCATGCTGATCAGCATCACAGGCCTTGCAGTGTTCTTCATACACGATATGTGGATATGTTTCATTTAGAGACTCCTCACACTAATAACAATACAGGTTTTTGCTCATCAGCTTCAACCCCAAAAAGTAGCAAACGTGAAGTCAAATGAAAAGCTTCACAAAGATGATAATACCTTTGGCAGTTCACTGTCTCGTCTTATTGATGAGGTTCTCCAGCCCACAATATCTTTACAATATTTCATTAATGgaaacaaataaaatcaaattaaccaAAATCTGGAGAAGTTATTAAAGTCACACAGAAAATGTAAATTGGATACGGTCATAGGCCACATTGGAATACAGAACACGGCGTTTGAATGTACGTAATGCAGACCTGCATAGATGAATTCACTACTATTTCAGTCATTCTACAGATTCAGAACAAAAAAGTATGACATTTCGAGTAACTTTACGTAAAAAGAAATCTAGACATCAGGGAAAGTTGCATACATGAAATAGAACTCATCATAATCATCCAGCATCCGCTTAAGCAGCGGTGGCTTTCCTTCATCATCATCAGTAAGAAAAAGGTGTCGACCTGTTCTCCTAAATATCCAATGAATAACACAACTAGCAGCTTTCTCAAAAGCAGGTACTCCAAAAAGAAATGGTACCTGGAAACAAATATTTTAGTGACCAATAAGCAAAGACAATCCAACAACAGCTACTATCCTTGACATACTGAAATGGATGACAGATAGTGTGTTGCATAGAAAGCAACGCAAGTCAACAAATGAAAGCATCTGATCTTACAACAAATAAACTACTGCAGTAAAGAAAACTCATCTACTAAACTAAAATTCATTCAGAAGCAACAAATAAGTTACACTCTGAAATCACCATATAGGCATATACAAAAGCCTGTAATGTTGGAATAAACTCCTGCGACATAGCAATCTTTGAATGAGTGCAAGTACTTGCACCTGATACATAGCAAAAGAGAAGAATAATTTATTTTGGCTATTATATGCATAAACATTTGTCAATACAAAAAACATACCTGCTTATTACCCCTTGAACCAAGATGAGGAGATGCAACCGTGATAAAGTTCATAGCCTCCAAGCCACCAATTGTACCCCTCTGTTCCTCCTTGCATCCATCACCTGATTTATCCTCTTTAACTTCTTCCTTAGGTGGTCTATAGAGCCTCCCAATTGCGTATCTTGCCACCAATCCTCCAACAGAATGTGCAACAAAAGAGATCTTGCACAAATTTGGTTTTTCTTGAATTACCTCAAGGACCTAGCATTCAAACATTTTTTCTCGATAACATATTGGAATATGAAACTGATAGTCCTGTAATATAATAAATTTCACTGGTTTCGATGACCTAAATAGGACATTATCAAATATTGCTAACCTCCTTTGCCAGTCGTTCACCCATTACATCCACACCATCTAAAGTCAGCTTAGACATATTCCGTTCACTGCCTGCAGAACACATTAATCAACAAAGTGAAATCAAGCAGAAGTACTCTAGCTAGAAACTTAGATATCATCATTGTTGAtctcaaaaacttcaaaaatgaataaaacactttcgaaaaaaacatgtataaaagTGAGGTTTTGGAgcaatgaagaaaataaaattaatggtgtttgaTGCCACTATGAATGCATTAATGGACTCATCATCCCCGGCAATCTAAGGGGATATGAACAATTGGAAGGAAAGGGGaaagcctcttttttttttccctctgtTAAAAAAAGGTGCCTAAAAGAATGCTACTTACAATGGACAAATACTTTATCCGGTAGCCTTTTAACAAATTGCTCAGCTCCGAATTTCCAATCTGAAGAACTGCACAAGCAACCATAAAACCAGGGCCAAAACCATTTCAGTAGAATTTTTAATACTAATAATCCTATAAAAATCACTAATAGAACTTAAACACAATTTATCATCACAGAATTGAAAACAAAGATATTGGTGCTACAAGCAAAAGTCAAACACtgccaaattttcaattcaaatccaACATTTGTTGAGTTAATCTCAAAATcacgaaattttaatttaatcacttcAAATCAGACCGATCACAATCAAACCAAGCACAAAAACATGTGTATAATACAAAGTTAAGCATCCACTAAACTAATTCAAGCCTCCAAAATCCAACTCAGAAGAAGGaaggtaaattaaattaaatatctcaaaattcttaacaaaaaagtttaagaagaaaaagaaaggcacCTGCCGAGGATCCCGTGGACCATGATAACAAGATGATCAGCTGATGAAGAATCGGAACCTTTACAACTCCAAACATCTCGACTCCCATTCGCGGACTCCGAGGAGCAAACTCCGTCGGCGGCGACGCCGTTTTGCATctttaattactttaaattatatatattctcaGCCCCGTTCAACGGCGGctaataataagtaaaaaaactAACGACAAAAATCAAGCATTTGAAGAATCTCGAGAAAAGAAGTtgagaaagagagagaaagcGCTAGAACAAAACAGATGAGAGATGTGAGAGTtactatgaaattaaaaataaaaagaaaatttatgaagTGTAAAAGGAAGAAGGAAAAACCTTAACGCGAAGGAAAGCGTAGTAGCGATGGACTCTACCAATAGGAAAACTTTCAAACGCTAGCAACCAAATTTATGATTCTACAAATATGATAAACAAATCCTATTTAACCTCAAATTATCTAagtaaaatcacaaaatttaaagtTTGTATTAGTTAATATTGAAGCAATCTTCTCTCCAAATTAGGAGAACTAGGTGATGTAGAATACTTCTAAGGCAGCCAAGTGGCAAATTaattttttcacatatttttaatcctaactagaggtgctcatgggccgggccgggccgggttcgggttGGGCCCGGAAAAAATTTCAGCCCGGATCCTAGGCattggcccggcccggcccaaaatatgggcctataATTTTGCCtaggcccggcccgggaaaaattcataggcccggcctggcccgttttttaaataaataccaaaaatttattttaaaaattaaaacaaaaataaaaaatttttattttaaaaatattttaaaattaaaaaaaattaaatgtattttaaaaatcttttaaaattaaaaagtttaaaaaaagtattttaaaagtattttaaaatttaaaaaataaaaaaattattgtattcgggccgggcccgggccaaaaaagtggtgcccgaggcccggcccgttttttaatcgggcctcatttttttgcccatgcccatatttcgggcctatatttttacccaaaccctttcATATTTCGAGCGGGCCGTCGGGCCaagccgggccgcccggcccatgaacacctctaatcctaaccctatttaaaaaaaattcctttgCTTCATTCCTTCTAAAAGATTCATGGTTTCATCTcttccaatttttttattaaaaatttatcttccAACATTACCTACTATAtttatagtattttattatttagttttttaaataataatacttatataatcaaatataatataatttatttatgatgCATCTTTTGAAATTACATCCGATTAAAGATTCTACTGAATCTAAATAAAGATTCATAGTATGATGTGAAGCAAGAAAGTTGGACTGTCACATTGTTGTTCAAATCAAGTTTAGTCATTTGGAGGAAGAACATTTCTATTAGGGGTGATTTTCGTCAAATTCTTCTAATTGTGCCATGAGGTAGTAGATCTAACCTTGTATCATAGAACTATTCATATGAGGTTGGGTGGTGGTATAATGATTCTTCATCGGATGAATATTCAAATATTAGAATACCATACAGTTCTTTTATTAGAAGaaatttcaattcatttcatgACAACATATCTTAAAAGATCATGCTATACTGTCAACTACAAATGAAATTGTCGACGAACTCAATAATTACATGCTTATTAGTATTCTAGGTGAATCTTAAACACATCTAGGTATAGATAGAATTGCACCATCGAATTCAAATGTTGAACAAGAATCTATTTTATACCCTAAATTTTTAAACTCATTACCAAATCATGAGATTCAGTCTATTGAAGAGTTGAACCAAAGTTTTGGTGTTTGTAACGATCAGTTTGATAATAATCGAGTGACATTGCTTCTTTGGTCCGAGCCGAGGAATCCCTTATATATGATGCAAAATGGATCTTATTCTATCGTTGATCAGAGAAATCTCTATGAAAAATACGAATCGAAGTTTGAAGAAGGGGAAGGAGAAGGAGTACTCGACCTGCAACAGATAGAGGAGGATTTATTCAATCGCATAGTTTGAGCTCCTAGGATATGGCGCCCTTGAGGCTTTCTATTTGATTGTATCGAAAGGCCAAATGAATTGGGATTTCCCTATTGGGCCGGGTCATTTCAAGGCAAGCGGATCATTTATGATGAAAAGGATGAGCTTCAAGAGAATGAATCGGTGTTCTTGTAAAGTGGAACCATACAGTATCAGGCATAAGATAGATCTTCAAAAGAACAAGGTTTTTTCGAATAAGCCAATTCATTTGGGATCCTGCGCATCCACTCTTTTTCCTATTCAAAGATCAACCCTTTGTCTCTGTGTTTTCACACTGAGAATTCTTTGCAGATGAAAAGATGTCAAAGGGGCTTCTTACTTCCCAAACAGATCCTCCTACATCTGTATATAAACgttgttttatcaaaaatacGTAAGAAAAACACTTCAAATTATTGATTCATTGCCAAAGATGGCTTAGAACCAATAGTTCATTATCTAATGGGTTTTTCCGTTCTAATACTCCATCCGAGAGTTATAAGTATTTATCAAATCTATTCCTATCTAACGGAAGGCTATTGGATCAAATGACAAACATTGTTAAGAAAAAGATGGCTTTTCTAGGATGAAATGAAAATTGGATTCATGTAAGAGGAGAAAGGTTTCCCATTACTTAGCCGGAAAGATATGTGGTAAAGAAATAGGGATTAAGTGGAACGGAATTGACTGGGTGGTAGAGTTGTGGAAACACCTGTTTCTTCCATATTTTGGACCGGTTACAAGTTAAATGGATTGATGGTTACATGTTAATTGAAGTTGAGAGAAGTAACATTGGAAAAGAGTTTTTCATCCCACGGGTGAAAATTTCTCTAAGGGATACAAAATGGCCTTTCACTTTTTATCGCAGACAGTTCTCCATAAAAGTATATTTTGGCATGACAAATTAAGaagattaaagtaaaattttattattgtattgatttattattttagaatttttaaagagaaattttatcatcttaaaaattagaatataattttatcattttatttacttataattacaaaatttgaaagagaataaaattaaaatttaccatttgACTGTCTGCGATCTTGACCCATCTCTGAATGctacatttttttttttgaatttttttgaaaactgaAATTCCAAACACAAATCATAGTTTtaattagagttttttttttgctaGAATTACAGTCCACGTGATATTTGGAGCAATAGATGAGTGAATATCTATTTATTAGccaaaaacaacaaagaaaaagacATTAAACAAATTTGTACAAAAACATTAAGATGAACATTCATTTGACCTATTTTTattgtcctttttcttttttctcttattATCCACACAAATAAATCTATAGTCCCTacaagtttctttttctttttcttttgataaaaagTCCCTACAATTAAACATTCATCTCCATTGTTTGCATGTCTTGGCTCCtaccctttttttttatatctagTGTTTTGTTTTTCAATAAAATGGATAAGATAGAAACCTGTAAATGATTATCATATTCGTATTTTTCTACAACTTAGTATGTATACCACAATTTTAAATACAAATAGgaaacataaatatatttttgaaatgacAATTACATTAGTAGTTTCTACCAGAATATATCCATACAAATACTGaatctaaattgaataattatttaaactagaAACAACCCACGTATTTAACTCGTCATGTTAATCTAATTATAATCATATAATAGAAACTCTTAATCTCCTACTCCATTGGAGCTTAGCTTATCCCCAATGGCTAGTGATGGTAATAAAGAAACCACCAAAAAAAGGAAGTGGTGCTCCACTTCACTGATCTGTGTGGACGACTGCGAGtttagaaccaagaaaggaagcCCACTACTTATAAATTAGTGCAAAGTCACCCTCTTCCACAATGTGCAAAGGCATGTCTGGGTTTACTAAAAAGATTGGTCCTCCGGGACCTCAACTGTAATGTGTTGGCTTTAATATATTCCAATCAACTCCACCAACCTTGTGCTGGGATTGCAATATTGGAAGCAAAGTGAGACCACCAACAAATTTGGTGCCTTAGATGCCATTTCCCATTCAATCATATCCCCCCGGGTTTCTTAAACCATCTTTTTCTTCCACTTAGAACCACTTccacaacaacaaaaaaaaccaCTCTTTCTTTTTTGTCGagtgtaaatataaataattaatacgtgtaataaaattttaaccttttctttttccatttattACATTGCTTTTGTCTCGTGACTGTGTTGTCCaaacaaaaacaatcaataaTAATGATGGTGATGATTAATCCTGGATGAGGGCAAATGTAATTATACCTTTAGTCTTTACATTTCATTAATCCTGGGATTCCGTGTAGGTAGGTATCCgctaaaagaaagaaagaaagtgaaAACAAAGTTACATTTGGGCAAGCACGCATGTACCTAATTGGAGCATGCTTGCTTCAGCTCATGTAATCATCTAACCTCATCAAAACAAAAATGCCTTGTACAAGGCTTGCACGCTAAACATCCTAAGCACGCTTCCAACCTCAGCAACCTCTGTTTTTGGATTTCTTAATGTTCTAAGATACAAACATCACACTTCTCAAAAACTAAAATGAATGGAAAGGAGCCATCCAGGCCAGCCTGAGGAGTTTTAAAGGTAAGATATAATGATCAATATCGTACAGAAAATAACtgaataaaatggaaaacttTGAGCTAGATTATTCTGCAGATCAGAGAAAGCTGTTTGCTATTAGCAATACACGCGCACATATATATACGTTCATTACCAAACTGACGCAAAACATAAACTGAAAAAGAGCGAAACCTATCAAATacttaactaaaaaatatatgtatataaatccaAATAATGAAAAAACACtacaaattatatgtatatatataagatttATCTCTTCTACAGCATTATTCCCTACCCCTACCCCTTTTCCATTTTTTGTTTTTCCAGGAAGAAATAGAAAATGAGGTGTTAAGAGGGAAAGGAAAATGACCTTCCTGTGTATCAAGACTCTGCTACACTTCATTATCTTCAGTGTAATGATCTCAACTAACATGCCAAAAAACAGTTGACAAAAAGAAGCGATAATATCACAAGAatcataaataaaacaaacacacAACTGAGATATTGCCATCTTAAGGGTTGGGTACAATTTCCTGCCGAAAACCTAGCAAACTGTACTTAATCTGGTATCCCTCTAGAAGCTTTTGTTCTTTTCCTAGAACTATGAACGAAATAGGAAAAGAATGGCATAATACAGAGAATTTTCATAGCTTGATAACTCTTCATTGAAGTCTCAAACACACAAGAGCATATTACAACAGTgagtgagagagagagaggaatccatataaaaaaactaaagatGCCTATTTATATTTCTGTTTCTCTAGATAACAGCAAGACAAATTACAAGAGAAATTTGTTTCACTCATCTGAGCTATAGTCACTGGATTCTGGCAGTAGAGGCACAGCTGCACAGCAGAATGACTCCTTGTCTTTGAGAAGAAGACAGCTCCCATCTGAATTCCATTTCAAATCAGTTATAGAAAACTGTGGTAGCGGATTACTTACACAGTACGCACCGGAAGGGGTCCACATATACAAATGAGAGCTGCCAGTGCAAAGAACAAGACGAGTGCTTATCGGATCCCAAGCTGCTGCACGAATAGGATCCTTTTGCACCAAGatggcagccaattccaaatggCGAATGTCCCAAATCCAAAGTGCAGTTGGCATGCTATCATTGCGAGTACAAATATATTGGCTATCATTGCTCCATGAAAGAAGAcctagaataaaattaaattttgttggTAACAGCATTGAAGGGAGGAAAATCAAAGTTAATTTGGTCAACTATTTCTGATTAGTTTATAGAGTAGCTTAATGCAGCCTTAAACTTGAGTGTACATAGCATGATTAATCcctagaaaaatattttgaaaccaAATCATTATATCCAATAAGATTACATCTTCTGAAATCCTAGTGTGGCACTGGCCACGCTAGTTGGTAATTGTCATTTTTAAGTGGCGGTATCCTACATTTATTAAGTATTGGGCCTCAtcctcttcaaaaaaaaaaaaagcttgaccTCTCAACATAATGCCAATTGGTTTTAGGTTAGATGCTTAACATGATATCAAAGTCCAGGAGTGTTAAGTTTTCTTGCCTAGCCGCATGTGAGGTTGCCTACGCATGGACCCTTGCTAAGTACACAAGGGGAAGTGTTAAGTTGTCACAACCCAATTGACTCGTGATGCATAATCTAGAAGTTTTCTTTTTGGGTGCCCACAGGTCCTCAAGGTTTTACCACCCTCAAATGCGCCTCCACAAACTTGAACCCATATCCTCACACACAAAGAAGTGCACACTATAGCACAAATACCAATTGACCTAGTGGTATCCATTCTACACTTTTTATGTCACAGCCCGGCCTGCCAGGCCATCTGTCATAATCAGAAATTGTCCTCTTTAGGTATTCATAGGTCCCTCAAAGTTTTGTCAACCTTAGATGTGCCACCACATTTTTGAACCCACA from Gossypium hirsutum isolate 1008001.06 chromosome D12, Gossypium_hirsutum_v2.1, whole genome shotgun sequence includes these protein-coding regions:
- the LOC107955105 gene encoding putative lipase ROG1; this translates as MQNGVAADGVCSSESANGSRDVWSCKGSDSSSADHLVIMVHGILGSSSDWKFGAEQFVKRLPDKVFVHCSERNMSKLTLDGVDVMGERLAKEVLEVIQEKPNLCKISFVAHSVGGLVARYAIGRLYRPPKEEVKEDKSGDGCKEEQRGTIGGLEAMNFITVASPHLGSRGNKQVPFLFGVPAFEKAASCVIHWIFRRTGRHLFLTDDDEGKPPLLKRMLDDYDEFYFMSALRTFKRRVLYSNVAYDHIVGWRTSSIRRDSELPKCEESLNETYPHIVYEEHCKACDADQHATISIEDDGSSDKLEEELVRGLSRVSWEKIDVSFQSSRQRFAAHSVIQVKDEVMHIEGSDVIQHMIDHFLT